A genomic region of Cotesia glomerata isolate CgM1 linkage group LG9, MPM_Cglom_v2.3, whole genome shotgun sequence contains the following coding sequences:
- the LOC123271901 gene encoding uncharacterized protein LOC123271901, translating to MKRAQALEHLDKLTRELHEFVKSKVNIHKEIKTKTTGVVNALQRFRTLDDGWQAQQRQTPNVTPKKSRQPAADTVEEMDTGAEGDGESLTEDRSDTGVRSGKRKDRNSPDPTVNQVMKKKDTKPSSPKEVAARSAKNKEVDAWQKVESKKRRPEQDHLPKQLPKEPRPEPKRKKSRKWIRPDALIIRPAEKEKYSEILHRIKRDVPADQVRNTVEKDHHRNSSRRC from the exons ATGAAGAGGGCACAAGCGCTGGAACACCTTGATAAGCTTACTAGAGAGCTGCATGAGTTTGTTAAGTCTAAAGTCAACATCCACAAAGAGATCAAGACgaagacaaccggtgtagtcaacgcccttcaaaggttCAGAACACTTGATGACGGATGGCAGGCACAACAACGGCAAACTCCCAATGTCACACCGAAGAAGAGCAGACAACCTGCCGCAGACACCGTCGAAGAGATGGACACCGGTGCCGAAGGCGATGGTGAATCTCTAACAGAAGACAGAAGCGACACTGGTGTCAGGTCTGGGAAGAGGAAAGACCGTAACTCTCCTGACCCAACGGTCAACCAAgtaatgaagaaaaaggacACAAAACCAAGTTCTCCAAAAGAAGTGGCGGCACGGAGTGCCAAAAATAAGGAGGTCGACGCGTGGCAAAAAGTAGAATCGAAGAAGAGAAGGCCGGAGCAGGATCACCTCCCAAAGCAATTGCCGAAGGAGCCACGACCGGaacctaagcggaaaaaatcgcgcaaatggatcagacctgACGCGCTGATAATCCGCCCTGCCGAAAAAGAGAAGTATTCCGAGATATTGCACCGCATAAAGCGTGATGTCCCAGCAGACCAGGTTCGAAATACCGTCGAGAAG GACCATCACAGGAATTCTTCAAGACGATGCTAA